The Chitinophagaceae bacterium nucleotide sequence TTCGATTGTTTCCTTTTGCGACAGGATGGTTTCCGTAACCACATCTGTAATAGAGATGATACCGCACACCTGATCGTTCTCAAAAACCGGGAGATAACGGTTCGTTATTATCCATTACCATCACTGAACCGATATTTTTATCGGCCATTAACTGCAGTGCATTGATAACAGGCAATTCCGGCTCAACAGATATCACTGATTTTCCTTTACGCTGAAGAATATTTGAAACTTTTCTCATATACGGCAATTTAATTCTGCTTTAAGATAATAAAAAAAGATGTGCCGGATACATACACATCTTTTTTATTTACTCTTTTTATACAATCATCTTCCAAAATCATCCTGCAGGCGAACAATATCATCTTCATCAGAAGGATGTTCAGTATCGGTATGCTGCCATATTTCTGCAATTACACCCCAATCGTTTAAACCTACCAGTCGATGACGCTGTCCGGTGGCAAGTACAATGATGTCGCCCGGTTCAAATAAAGTTGGCTCAGTTTGATCATCATTTTCACTCATAACCACTCCCACTTCACCTTCCACCACACGCCAAATTTCTGCACGGCGATGATGATATTGCCATGACAACCGTTTACCCGGTTCAACCACCAGTATTTTAGGACTGAGTTTATTCCCAAGCATTAAGTCTTCCTTTTTATAAGTTGGGAAGTAGGTCTCAATAAAGAGGTCGGCCTGGTTTTCATCTAATACAAAAAAACCACCCCAGGGGCGGGAAAAATCTTTTGTGCTAATCTTAAAATGTTCACTGACTAATGAGTCTTCAATTCTTTGTTCCAGTTGTTCTTTATTCATTTGAATAGAATCTTTTAAAGGCGAAGTTCTTTATAAAAATAAAAACCCCCATGAAAGGGGTTTTATTAAAAAATAATTTACTTACCCGCCGTATGTATTTACGATTTTATTAGCTGATCCAAACACGGCAACTACTAAGATAATCCATAAAACAAGCCAGATAGCAGCACCTATCCATGCTGATTTTACCCGGTTATCATCTTTACCTTCTCTTGTTAAATAAGCGATCAATACTCCGATAAGTCCAAGTAAAAATCCAAGGAGTAACCAAAGGAAATTAATTCCACCTTCGGCTTTTTTTCCCATTTCAGCCATGTTAACATCCTGGCCTTTCTTTAATTGTTTTTTTACCTGCATCTGAGCCATTTTTAAAGAAACCTTCTGGCCAAATGTCATTTTAGTACCGGTCATTTCCTGTACTTTGGCGGGAGTTAAAGCAAGAAAAGTTTTTGCATCTAACTGACCGAATACATTTGCAGCAGAAGTTTTCCCGGCTTTTGCATTGTCAGTTGAGTTAGCAGGTACATAAATCATTCCTGCGTTGGAAGAAATGCTGAAGGCGACAGCAAGAAAAAAGATTGTAATCTTTCTCATAATAAACGTGTTTTTGGTTAATAATAAATCTAAAATAATGGAATCAAATCAAATAAGCAAATGACAATAGTCATTATTTTTTATTTTTTACTGTACATATAATCAATAAGTATAATAATCACCGTTGGCCAACGCTGCAAAAAGTGCAACATATAAAATAATGGTGAGTACTGCTGATATTCCAAAACCGATCCATGCAGATTTTACACGGTTATCGTCCGAGCCCTCTCTTGTAAGATAGGCAATCAAAACGCCAATAATTCCAAGGAAAAACCCGACAAGCAGCCAAAGGAAATTAATACCGCCTTCTGCTTTTTTCCCCATGTCGGCCATGTTTACTGCTTTTCCTTTTTTCAACTGCTTTTTAACTTCCAGCTGTGCCATTTTAAGTGATACCTTCTGACCCAAAGTCATTTTGGTTCCCGTCATTTCCTGCACTTTGGCCGGAGTTAATGAAAGAAAGGTTTTGGCATCTAACTGACCTAACATACTTGCAGCAGATATTTTACCGGCTTTGGCATTGTCTGTTGAATTGGCCGGCACATAAATCATACCTGCACTGGCTGACAGGCTGAAGAATAAAGTGACTAATAAAGTAGAGATTGTTCTCATAGCAGAATAATGTTTTGATGAGTGATGGAGCAAAATAAGGAAACTGAGGCAAAATTAACAATGACATAAATATGTGAGGCAAAAAAGCTGTTTGTCTGGCTGATTACTCCATCAACTGCATTTTTTGGGTAGATTTACAGTTCTGCATTCCTTCCCTTATCTTCGCAAAAATATCAACGCATGGAAAAGAAATCATCTGCACTCAACTGGATCTTATTTTTTGTTTCTGTAGCAGCTTTTGTAGTTCTTTATATCAGTCCTTACGCCAATTTTATTACGGTTACCTTACCTTTTATTGTGTATTACCTGGCAAAGGCACTGGATCTCATTTAAAAAGATTCTCACTAAGTTTTATATAAATAAACCCATCAAATTGATGGGTTTATTCGTTTGGTAAACATCAATCGATTTTGCAGAATCAATTCTTCAGTAATTCCTGGATTGAACGTTTCAGCCAAGGAACTGTTCCTGTTGCCAACCCGGTTGTATGGTAATAAATTTTACTCTCCTTATCCAGTACTTTGAGTGGGGTAAGACTTAACACCATTACCCTGTGCAAAGTAGCGGCCATCATCAATAATATGATAATCAAACGGAGTGGTTTTTAAAAAATCCTTCAGCTCAGAATAACTATCCAGTGCCACAGCAATAAATACCACTTCATCCTGATTGAACTCTTTAACCAGTTTATTTAATTGCGGTATTTCCGCTTTGCATGGAGCACAATTGATAAACCAGAAGTTAATAACAACTACTTTACCCTTCAGATCATTGAGACTGTATTTCCTCCCTTCCATATCCTTCAACTTAAATTTCTGAAATGTATTTCCGGTATTGAAAAAAAGGGGATTCTCTTGGCTTTGGTGCATTCTCTTCTCTGCGCTTAACCTCTTCCCTCGTCATTCGAATCATAACCATTCCCTCATTTGGATTTTTCGGATTAACCGGTTTCGACTTGTATAATCCTGTTCGAAGGAGACCTATCCAAATTGCATAGGGATATCTGTAACCGGTACTGTCAACCACAATTGCGTTTTCGTCAAGTTTAGATTTGACAGTTGTTTGGGCAGTTGCTGTGACAGCAAAGAATAAGATCAGGCTAAAAAAAATGAGGCGCATTTTTTAATAATGTTTTTCATTAAATAAGAAATGCAAGATAAAAATAAAACCCCGGCTTTATAGCCGGGGTTTAGTATGATAATTACCTTTTCTTATTTCACTTCTTCAAACTGCGCATCTTCCACATTATCACTTTTTGCATTGGCTTCAGTTGAAGCACCCGGTCCTGCATCAGCTCCCGGTTGAGGGCCTGCCTGCTCGGTTG carries:
- a CDS encoding cupin domain-containing protein, which produces MNKEQLEQRIEDSLVSEHFKISTKDFSRPWGGFFVLDENQADLFIETYFPTYKKEDLMLGNKLSPKILVVEPGKRLSWQYHHRRAEIWRVVEGEVGVVMSENDDQTEPTLFEPGDIIVLATGQRHRLVGLNDWGVIAEIWQHTDTEHPSDEDDIVRLQDDFGR
- a CDS encoding TlpA family protein disulfide reductase gives rise to the protein MEGRKYSLNDLKGKVVVINFWFINCAPCKAEIPQLNKLVKEFNQDEVVFIAVALDSYSELKDFLKTTPFDYHIIDDGRYFAQGNGVKSYPTQSTG